A region of Microbacterium suwonense DNA encodes the following proteins:
- a CDS encoding MaoC/PaaZ C-terminal domain-containing protein produces MAEFTVGEVIAERTVHLTRESLVRYAGASGDFNPIHYRDDVAASVGLPGVLAHGMLTMGLASSVVVAALPADARLLDYGVRFTKPVVVDAETGADVHVLAKVGAVDEESARIDLTVKSAETTVLVKAQLRVAR; encoded by the coding sequence ATGGCCGAGTTCACCGTGGGCGAGGTCATCGCCGAGCGCACCGTGCACCTGACCCGTGAGTCGCTGGTGCGCTACGCCGGAGCATCCGGCGACTTCAACCCGATCCACTACCGCGACGATGTCGCCGCCTCCGTGGGGCTTCCCGGCGTGCTCGCGCACGGGATGCTGACGATGGGCCTGGCCTCGTCGGTGGTCGTCGCCGCGCTCCCGGCCGACGCCCGCCTGCTCGACTACGGGGTGCGCTTCACCAAACCCGTCGTCGTGGATGCCGAGACCGGCGCCGACGTGCACGTGCTGGCGAAGGTCGGTGCCGTCGACGAGGAATCCGCGCGCATCGATCTGACCGTGAAGTCCGCCGAGACGACGGTGCTCGTCAAGGCTCAGCTGCGCGTGGCCCGTTGA
- a CDS encoding UDP-N-acetylmuramate dehydrogenase: MASHEVVPVPLRELTTLRTGAAPERMLDAETTADLIDALQAVWSSGDDWFVLGGGSNLFAGDEPFEGAVVRILTSGIEELPSPHEGRIRLRVQAGHSWDDLVAHAVQRGYAGIEAMSGIPGTVGAAPVQNVGAYGQEIQETLVEVELIDEGASEPVVVPADELGLGFRTSVLKHHYGEGQQRRAVILSVTLDLAVTGASGRVIRGEQLRRALGLSDFEPVSLEWVRERILATRAAKGMLLDEHDPDTHSAGSFFQNAIVPEHIARALPPECPRWPVEPDLDTMTVIPLESYYGLSPRDEKPEGLVKVSSAWMIENSGIGKGFKLPRSRASISTKHALALTNRGGATAAELGELARFIQSRVHAEFGLLLQPEPVLVGVDL; encoded by the coding sequence ATGGCATCGCACGAGGTCGTGCCCGTCCCGCTTCGCGAGCTGACCACGCTGCGCACCGGCGCGGCACCGGAGCGGATGCTGGATGCCGAGACCACCGCAGACCTGATCGACGCGCTGCAGGCGGTCTGGTCCAGCGGTGACGACTGGTTCGTGCTCGGCGGAGGTTCGAACCTGTTCGCCGGCGATGAGCCCTTCGAGGGCGCGGTCGTCCGCATCCTCACCTCCGGCATCGAGGAGCTGCCGTCCCCGCACGAGGGGCGGATCAGACTGCGTGTGCAGGCCGGGCACAGCTGGGACGACCTGGTCGCCCACGCCGTGCAGCGGGGCTACGCCGGCATCGAGGCGATGAGCGGCATCCCCGGCACTGTCGGGGCCGCACCCGTGCAGAACGTCGGTGCGTATGGGCAGGAGATCCAGGAGACCCTGGTCGAGGTGGAGCTGATCGACGAGGGGGCATCCGAGCCTGTCGTCGTGCCGGCAGATGAGCTGGGGCTGGGCTTTCGCACCTCGGTGCTCAAGCATCATTACGGCGAAGGTCAGCAGCGCCGTGCCGTGATCCTGTCCGTGACGCTCGACCTCGCCGTCACCGGCGCTTCCGGTCGCGTGATCCGCGGCGAGCAGCTGCGCCGCGCGTTGGGCCTCTCGGATTTCGAGCCGGTATCGCTGGAGTGGGTGCGCGAGCGCATTCTCGCCACCCGGGCCGCGAAGGGGATGCTGCTGGACGAGCACGACCCCGACACGCACAGTGCCGGCTCGTTCTTCCAGAACGCGATCGTGCCCGAGCACATCGCCCGTGCCCTGCCGCCGGAGTGCCCGCGCTGGCCGGTGGAACCCGATCTGGACACCATGACCGTCATCCCGCTGGAGAGCTACTACGGGCTCTCGCCGCGCGACGAGAAGCCCGAAGGACTGGTGAAGGTCAGCTCGGCCTGGATGATCGAGAACTCCGGCATCGGCAAAGGCTTCAAGCTGCCGCGCTCGCGCGCCTCGATCTCGACCAAGCACGCCCTCGCCCTGACCAACCGGGGCGGTGCGACCGCAGCAGAACTGGGGGAGCTGGCCCGGTTCATCCAGAGCCGCGTGCACGCGGAGTTCGGTCTGCTGCTGCAACCCGAGCCGGTGCTGGTGGGGGTGGATCTGTAG
- a CDS encoding tripartite tricarboxylate transporter TctB family protein, with protein MPAPITGANGRAEQTRPAPRVPLGELVFALLMLVLGVLALIGAFSIHVPVGIQVGPRVFPIAVSVLLIGTALAVVIGALRGDRAEPEDGEDIDPNAATDWITLAKIVAALVAHLLLIDVIGWAPAAAVLFGIVAWALGAKRWWLGFIIGLVVALAVQVVFGGLLGLSLPWGPAFGWLGGTF; from the coding sequence ATGCCTGCCCCGATCACCGGGGCGAACGGGCGGGCCGAGCAGACTCGGCCCGCCCCACGGGTTCCGCTCGGAGAACTCGTCTTCGCCCTGCTCATGCTCGTCCTCGGCGTTCTCGCGCTGATCGGCGCGTTCAGCATCCACGTCCCCGTCGGCATCCAGGTCGGCCCCAGGGTGTTCCCGATCGCCGTCTCGGTGCTGCTGATCGGCACGGCGCTCGCCGTGGTCATCGGCGCTCTGCGCGGTGACCGCGCAGAACCGGAAGACGGCGAGGACATCGACCCGAATGCCGCCACCGACTGGATCACGCTCGCCAAGATCGTCGCCGCGCTGGTCGCGCACCTGCTGCTGATCGACGTGATCGGCTGGGCGCCCGCAGCCGCGGTGCTGTTCGGCATCGTCGCCTGGGCCCTCGGCGCGAAGCGCTGGTGGCTCGGCTTCATCATCGGCCTGGTGGTGGCGCTGGCCGTGCAGGTCGTCTTCGGCGGTCTGCTCGGGCTGTCGCTGCCCTGGGGCCCCGCGTTCGGCTGGCTGGGAGGGACGTTCTGA
- the rraA gene encoding ribonuclease E activity regulator RraA, producing MASTADLYDLHGDSLQSLPLQLRSFGGIARFEGPIRTIRCFQDNALVKQVLAAPGEGSVLVVDGAGSLETALMGDLIAQSAVDAGWAGVVIHGCVRDSAALAGMPLGVKALGTNPRKSAKTGAGELDVPVEFGGVLFRPGAGLHADEDGVLVER from the coding sequence ATGGCATCCACCGCCGACCTGTACGACCTGCACGGCGACAGCCTGCAGTCCCTCCCGCTGCAGCTGCGCTCCTTCGGTGGCATCGCACGGTTCGAAGGCCCGATCCGCACCATCCGCTGCTTCCAGGACAACGCGCTGGTCAAACAGGTGCTGGCGGCGCCGGGCGAGGGCTCCGTGCTGGTGGTCGACGGCGCAGGGTCGTTGGAGACCGCGCTGATGGGCGATCTGATCGCGCAGAGTGCGGTGGATGCCGGCTGGGCGGGTGTGGTGATCCACGGATGCGTGCGCGACAGCGCCGCTCTGGCCGGGATGCCGCTGGGGGTGAAGGCCCTGGGCACCAACCCGCGCAAGAGCGCCAAGACGGGCGCCGGCGAGCTCGACGTCCCGGTCGAGTTCGGAGGGGTGCTCTTCCGCCCCGGCGCCGGGCTGCACGCCGACGAGGACGGCGTCCTCGTCGAGCGCTGA
- a CDS encoding Bug family tripartite tricarboxylate transporter substrate binding protein: MKRTRTALIAIAAAAALALTGCSAQGGGDGTGTGGDEEAAFTDVSIIVPADPGGGWDQTGRTIAKVLTEQDIVKTAPVTNVGGAGGTIGLAQLANVKDPATLMVNGLVMVGAIETNGSQVRLEDATPIARLTDEALVVVVPADSKYEDLKSLIDDIVDNGQAVTVTGGSAGGADHILAGLMLEAAGLGSAEIPTTLNYTPNAGGGEAVSLILGGKVAAGISGVAEFQQHIEAGKMRALAVSGSPRCRSCPACRPSPRPATTWCSPTGVA, translated from the coding sequence ATGAAGAGAACACGCACAGCACTCATCGCGATCGCGGCGGCTGCCGCACTCGCACTCACCGGATGCTCGGCCCAGGGAGGCGGCGACGGCACCGGGACGGGCGGCGACGAGGAAGCCGCGTTCACGGATGTCTCGATCATCGTCCCCGCCGACCCCGGCGGAGGCTGGGATCAGACCGGCCGCACGATCGCGAAGGTGCTCACCGAGCAGGACATCGTCAAGACCGCTCCGGTGACCAACGTCGGCGGCGCCGGCGGCACGATCGGCCTCGCGCAGCTCGCGAACGTCAAGGATCCGGCGACGCTGATGGTCAACGGACTCGTCATGGTCGGCGCCATCGAGACGAACGGTTCCCAGGTGCGCCTGGAGGACGCCACGCCGATCGCGCGGCTCACGGACGAGGCGCTCGTGGTCGTCGTCCCGGCCGATTCAAAGTACGAGGACCTGAAGAGCCTGATCGACGACATCGTCGACAACGGGCAGGCCGTCACCGTCACCGGCGGATCGGCAGGCGGCGCCGATCATATCCTGGCCGGCCTCATGCTGGAGGCGGCCGGTCTCGGCAGCGCCGAGATCCCGACGACGCTGAACTACACGCCCAACGCGGGCGGTGGCGAAGCCGTGTCGCTGATCCTGGGCGGCAAGGTCGCGGCGGGCATCTCGGGTGTGGCCGAGTTCCAGCAGCACATCGAGGCGGGCAAGATGCGCGCCCTGGCGGTATCGGGGAGTCCGAGGTGCCGCAGCTGCCCGGCGTGCCGACCATCACCGAGGCCGGCTACGACGTGGTGCTCACCAACTGGCGTGGCGTGA
- a CDS encoding VOC family protein, whose translation MSGLIPYLLFRGDADEALQHYAAIFGGELQMFTYAQAGRTDGPGDAIAHGMLENGPVELAGADAADGADSVAMSGMYFSLLGTADAETLTGWFDALAAGGEVIDPLQRRPWGDHDGTLVDRHGVRWLIGYQG comes from the coding sequence ATGAGCGGATTGATTCCCTACCTGCTGTTCCGCGGTGACGCGGACGAGGCGCTGCAGCACTACGCTGCGATCTTCGGCGGCGAGCTGCAGATGTTCACGTACGCGCAGGCCGGGCGCACCGACGGGCCCGGCGACGCCATCGCGCACGGGATGCTGGAGAACGGGCCGGTCGAGCTGGCCGGGGCGGATGCCGCCGACGGCGCGGACTCGGTGGCGATGTCCGGCATGTACTTCTCACTGCTCGGCACAGCGGATGCCGAGACGCTCACCGGCTGGTTCGACGCGCTCGCCGCAGGCGGGGAGGTCATCGACCCCCTGCAGAGGCGGCCCTGGGGCGACCACGACGGCACTCTCGTCGACCGGCACGGTGTGCGCTGGCTGATCGGCTACCAGGGTTGA
- a CDS encoding tripartite tricarboxylate transporter permease — protein sequence MDSWSLLLEGFATALQPQYLMWAFIGVFIGTAVGVLPGIGPAMTVALLLPLTYTLDATAAIITFAGIYYGGMYGGSTTSILLNTPGESASIVTAIEGNKMAKLGRGAAALATAAIGSFVAGTIATVGLTLLAPVLANFAVSLGPADKLALIVVAFITVGALMGKSVSRGILSLAIGLFIGLIGTDTLSGQQRYTLGIPELGEGISVVLVAVGLFAVGETLYVAARLRHGGVDVIPVTKGWRSWMSRDDWRRSWKPWLRGTAIGFPIGTIPAGGADVATFLSYAAERKLSTRKEEFGHGAIEGVAGPEAANNAAAAGVLVPLLTLGLPTTATAAIILFAFQSYGIQPGPQLFTNQPALVWALVASLYLGNLILIVLNLPLVGMWVKLLQIPRPYLYAGILMFAAFGAYAIRFNVADVVILLIIGVLGYFMRRYGIPVAPLVVGMILGPMGEAELRKALQLSQGDMSTLVMQPFAASAYGVLIVLILGALWLRRRQTRYEQHLTETIAVPITADQEV from the coding sequence ATGGACAGCTGGAGTCTGCTTCTGGAGGGATTCGCGACGGCACTGCAGCCGCAGTACCTGATGTGGGCGTTCATCGGCGTCTTCATCGGCACCGCGGTGGGGGTGCTGCCCGGCATCGGCCCTGCCATGACCGTGGCACTGCTGCTGCCGCTGACCTACACACTCGACGCGACGGCGGCGATCATCACCTTCGCGGGCATCTACTACGGCGGAATGTACGGCGGATCGACCACCAGCATCCTGCTGAACACGCCGGGCGAATCGGCGTCGATAGTCACGGCGATAGAAGGCAACAAGATGGCCAAGCTCGGTCGCGGAGCGGCAGCGCTCGCGACCGCCGCCATCGGGTCGTTCGTCGCCGGCACGATCGCCACGGTCGGCCTGACCCTGCTGGCGCCCGTACTGGCGAACTTCGCCGTCTCGCTCGGACCCGCCGACAAGCTCGCCCTGATCGTCGTCGCCTTCATCACCGTCGGCGCACTGATGGGCAAATCGGTCTCCCGCGGCATCCTGTCGCTGGCCATCGGCCTGTTCATCGGCCTGATCGGCACCGACACGCTCTCCGGGCAGCAGCGGTACACCCTCGGCATCCCCGAGCTGGGTGAGGGGATCAGCGTGGTGCTGGTCGCCGTCGGCCTGTTCGCGGTCGGCGAGACGCTGTACGTCGCCGCACGGCTGCGGCACGGCGGTGTCGACGTCATCCCGGTGACCAAGGGCTGGCGCAGCTGGATGAGCAGGGACGACTGGCGCCGGTCGTGGAAGCCGTGGCTGCGCGGCACGGCGATCGGATTCCCGATCGGCACGATCCCCGCCGGCGGCGCCGATGTCGCGACGTTCCTCTCCTACGCGGCCGAGCGCAAGCTCTCCACGCGCAAGGAGGAGTTCGGCCACGGTGCGATCGAGGGCGTGGCCGGTCCCGAGGCGGCGAACAACGCGGCCGCCGCGGGCGTGCTCGTACCGCTGCTGACGCTGGGGCTGCCGACGACGGCGACCGCGGCGATCATCCTGTTCGCCTTCCAGTCCTACGGCATCCAGCCCGGGCCGCAGCTGTTCACCAACCAGCCCGCGCTGGTGTGGGCGCTGGTGGCGAGCCTGTACCTGGGCAACCTCATCCTGATCGTGCTGAACCTTCCGCTGGTGGGGATGTGGGTCAAGCTGCTGCAGATCCCCCGTCCGTACCTGTACGCCGGCATCCTGATGTTCGCGGCGTTCGGCGCCTACGCGATCCGGTTCAACGTCGCCGATGTGGTGATCCTGCTGATCATCGGCGTGCTCGGCTACTTCATGCGCCGCTACGGCATCCCGGTCGCCCCGCTCGTGGTCGGCATGATCCTGGGGCCGATGGGCGAGGCCGAGCTGCGCAAGGCGCTGCAGCTGAGCCAGGGCGACATGTCCACGCTCGTCATGCAGCCCTTCGCGGCATCGGCCTACGGGGTGCTGATCGTGCTGATCCTCGGTGCCCTGTGGCTGCGCCGCAGGCAGACCCGCTACGAGCAGCACCTCACCGAGACGATCGCCGTGCCGATCACCGCCGACCAGGAGGTGTGA
- a CDS encoding FAS1-like dehydratase domain-containing protein, with protein sequence MPVNNDLVGREFPPTAPYLVGREKVREFARAVFADAPQHTDVDAAQAAGYADVVAPPTFAMVIQDLTLQQLLAEPDSGIVLARTIHAEQRFSYTRPIVAGDELTAQLAVTGIRSLGGNAMITSDATIADAAGEHVVTATSVLLVGQDTEETK encoded by the coding sequence GTGCCCGTGAACAACGATCTGGTCGGCCGGGAGTTCCCGCCGACGGCCCCCTACCTCGTCGGCCGTGAGAAGGTGCGCGAGTTCGCGCGCGCGGTCTTCGCCGACGCTCCGCAGCACACCGACGTCGACGCCGCACAGGCCGCCGGTTACGCCGATGTGGTCGCCCCGCCCACCTTCGCGATGGTCATCCAGGACCTCACGCTGCAGCAGCTGCTGGCCGAGCCCGACTCCGGCATCGTGCTGGCGCGCACCATCCACGCCGAGCAGCGCTTCAGCTACACGCGCCCGATCGTCGCCGGCGACGAGCTCACCGCGCAGCTGGCGGTCACCGGCATCCGCTCCCTCGGCGGCAACGCGATGATCACGAGCGACGCGACCATCGCCGATGCCGCGGGCGAGCACGTCGTCACCGCGACCAGCGTGCTGCTGGTCGGGCAGGACACCGAGGAGACGAAGTGA
- a CDS encoding pyridoxal phosphate-dependent aminotransferase, which yields MDAKAKALKAEGKPVISYAAGEPDFATPQFVVDAAAEALADPANYRYTPAPGLPALREAIAAKTLRDSGLEVSPSQVIVTNGGKQAVYQAFQAVINPGDEVLLPAPYWTTYPEAIRLADGTPVEVFAGADQDYKVTVEQLEAARTDRTTVLVFVSPSNPTGSVYSAEETKAIAAWAVEHGIWIVSDEIYQNLTYDGVRAASVVEAVPEAAAQTILVNGVAKTYAMTGWRVGWMVGPADAIKVAGNLQSHLTSNVNNVAQRGAIAALNGPQDEAEQFRQAFDRRRRLIVSELSKIDGLVVPNPQGAFYVYPDVQGLLGREWGGVTPTTSLELADLILEQAEVAVVPGEAFGPSGYIRMSYALGDDQLLEGVQRLQRLFAPDLPPRPLLSVETPPEKRDSGGVWAARRGFVGQPW from the coding sequence GTGGATGCCAAGGCCAAGGCCCTCAAGGCCGAGGGCAAGCCCGTCATCTCCTATGCCGCCGGCGAGCCCGATTTCGCGACGCCGCAGTTCGTCGTGGATGCCGCCGCCGAGGCGCTCGCCGACCCGGCGAACTACCGCTACACCCCCGCACCCGGCCTGCCGGCGCTGCGCGAGGCGATCGCGGCCAAGACGCTGCGCGACTCGGGCCTGGAGGTCTCCCCCAGCCAGGTGATCGTGACCAACGGCGGCAAGCAGGCCGTGTATCAGGCGTTCCAGGCCGTGATCAACCCCGGTGACGAGGTGCTGCTGCCCGCGCCGTACTGGACCACCTACCCCGAGGCGATCCGCCTGGCCGACGGCACGCCGGTGGAGGTGTTCGCGGGCGCCGATCAGGACTACAAGGTCACCGTCGAGCAGCTCGAGGCCGCCCGCACCGACCGCACCACGGTGCTGGTGTTCGTGTCGCCCTCGAACCCGACCGGCTCGGTGTACTCCGCAGAGGAGACGAAGGCGATCGCCGCGTGGGCCGTGGAGCACGGCATCTGGATCGTCTCCGATGAGATCTACCAGAACCTCACCTACGACGGCGTGAGGGCCGCCTCGGTCGTCGAGGCGGTTCCCGAGGCCGCAGCGCAGACGATCCTCGTCAACGGCGTGGCCAAGACCTACGCGATGACCGGCTGGCGGGTGGGCTGGATGGTCGGCCCCGCGGATGCCATCAAGGTCGCCGGCAACCTGCAGTCGCATCTGACGAGCAACGTGAACAACGTCGCGCAGCGCGGTGCGATCGCGGCGCTGAACGGTCCGCAGGACGAGGCCGAGCAGTTCCGCCAGGCGTTCGACCGCCGTCGCCGGCTGATCGTGTCGGAGCTGTCGAAGATCGACGGGCTGGTCGTGCCGAACCCTCAGGGCGCGTTCTACGTCTACCCGGACGTGCAGGGTCTGCTCGGCCGGGAGTGGGGCGGCGTCACGCCGACGACCTCCCTGGAGCTCGCCGACCTCATCCTCGAGCAGGCCGAGGTCGCTGTCGTGCCCGGTGAGGCCTTCGGCCCCTCCGGCTACATCCGCATGTCATACGCCCTGGGCGATGACCAGCTGCTGGAGGGCGTGCAGCGCCTGCAGCGCCTGTTCGCCCCTGACCTACCGCCGAGACCCCTCCTGAGCGTCGAGACCCCTCCTGAGAAACGTGATTCAGGAGGGGTCTGGGCAGCCAGGAGGGGTTTCGTGGGTCAACCCTGGTAG
- a CDS encoding sulfite exporter TauE/SafE family protein, translating into MHEEQAITRGPRAYLSFVGIGLTAGLLSGLFGVGGGTVIVPLLVVLLRFDQRRAAGTSLTAIVPTASVGVISYAMSGSVAWIAALILAAGAVVGAQIGSRLMPKISQKALRWGFVVFLLVVLVSLFVVIPSRSAVFELTWLSGAGLVLVGMLTGVIAGLIGVGGGVIIVPALMMIFGTSDLVAKGTSLMMMIPTAVSGTIGNLRHRNVDLVGAIIIGVSACTMTALGAWIATLMDPVAGNMLFAVFVVAIAVQMAIKAIRSR; encoded by the coding sequence GTGCACGAGGAACAGGCGATCACCCGGGGACCTCGTGCCTATCTCAGCTTCGTCGGGATCGGGCTGACCGCCGGCCTGCTGTCGGGACTGTTCGGCGTCGGCGGAGGCACCGTGATCGTCCCGCTGCTCGTGGTGCTGCTGCGTTTCGATCAGCGTCGAGCGGCCGGCACCTCGCTCACCGCGATCGTGCCGACCGCGAGCGTGGGCGTCATCTCGTACGCCATGTCGGGTTCGGTGGCCTGGATCGCCGCCCTGATCCTGGCGGCGGGTGCCGTGGTGGGGGCGCAGATCGGCTCCCGGCTGATGCCGAAGATCTCGCAGAAGGCGCTGCGCTGGGGCTTCGTCGTGTTCCTGCTCGTCGTGCTGGTGAGCCTGTTCGTGGTCATCCCCTCCCGCAGCGCGGTGTTCGAGCTGACCTGGCTGAGCGGCGCGGGACTCGTGCTGGTCGGCATGCTCACCGGAGTGATCGCGGGACTGATCGGCGTCGGGGGAGGGGTGATCATCGTCCCCGCCCTGATGATGATCTTCGGCACCAGCGACCTGGTCGCCAAGGGAACCTCGCTGATGATGATGATCCCCACGGCCGTGTCCGGAACGATCGGGAACCTGCGGCACCGCAATGTCGACCTGGTCGGCGCCATCATCATCGGTGTCTCGGCGTGCACGATGACCGCGCTGGGTGCGTGGATCGCCACCTTGATGGATCCGGTGGCGGGGAACATGCTGTTCGCGGTGTTCGTCGTGGCGATCGCCGTGCAGATGGCGATCAAGGCCATTCGCAGCCGCTGA